The Candidatus Neomarinimicrobiota bacterium genome includes a window with the following:
- the hemN gene encoding oxygen-independent coproporphyrinogen III oxidase, translating to MSVNQDVIVDIDLLKKYDKPGPRYTSYPTAPHFHEGFDEESWDEELRESNARKDAPDLSLYFHFPFCDSLCLYCGCNVIITRTPAKIDEYIEYLKKEIDMLASYLPENRTRKVRQFQWGGGTPTYLTADQIRDIMGYIRERFEFSDDIEAGVEIDPRELTYDRLQALREMGFNRASMGVQDFDPLVQKTVHRIQPEELTRRHFNSLRELGYQSLNIDLIYGLPHQTPERFERTVDSIIDISPERIALFNYAHVPWLKPHQNYFKKDWLPTAETKLQIIKMAIDKFTDAGYVFIGMDHFAKPDDELTLAQQERKLYRNFQGYSTRAGLDLYALGMTSISQTQDVYAQNVKENSAYYQRISEGRLPVFKGYELNRDDQIRRWVITRLMCDFELHPSEVEKAYGIDFGDYFAANLPELEPFIADDLVEYQGDVIKVKPLGRLLIRNIAMTFDSYLKREKEEETPTYSRTV from the coding sequence ATGAGTGTCAACCAAGACGTCATCGTCGATATAGATTTACTGAAGAAGTACGACAAACCCGGCCCGCGATACACCAGCTATCCCACTGCGCCGCACTTTCACGAGGGATTCGACGAGGAGTCGTGGGATGAGGAGTTGCGGGAATCAAACGCCAGGAAGGACGCGCCGGATCTGTCGCTCTATTTCCACTTCCCGTTCTGCGATTCGCTCTGTCTCTATTGTGGATGCAATGTGATTATCACAAGAACGCCGGCGAAGATCGACGAATATATCGAATATCTGAAGAAAGAGATCGATATGCTGGCGTCGTATCTGCCGGAGAATCGCACCCGGAAAGTCCGGCAGTTCCAGTGGGGCGGCGGAACGCCGACGTATCTCACCGCGGATCAGATCCGCGATATTATGGGGTACATTCGTGAACGCTTCGAATTTTCCGATGATATCGAGGCTGGAGTGGAGATCGATCCCAGGGAGTTGACCTACGACAGGCTCCAGGCGCTCCGGGAGATGGGATTCAACCGCGCCAGCATGGGCGTACAGGACTTCGATCCGCTGGTACAGAAGACCGTCCACCGCATTCAGCCGGAAGAGTTGACCCGCCGGCACTTCAATTCGTTGAGGGAACTTGGCTACCAGAGCTTGAACATCGATCTCATCTATGGACTACCGCACCAGACGCCGGAACGCTTCGAGCGGACGGTGGATTCTATCATCGATATCAGCCCCGAGCGGATTGCGCTGTTCAATTACGCGCACGTTCCGTGGCTGAAGCCGCACCAGAATTATTTCAAGAAGGATTGGCTCCCCACTGCGGAGACCAAACTCCAGATAATCAAAATGGCTATCGACAAGTTCACCGATGCCGGCTACGTCTTTATCGGTATGGATCACTTTGCAAAACCGGACGACGAACTCACCCTTGCCCAGCAGGAACGAAAACTTTACCGGAATTTCCAGGGCTACTCAACCAGAGCCGGGCTTGATCTCTACGCGCTCGGCATGACCAGCATCAGCCAGACGCAGGACGTTTACGCGCAGAACGTTAAGGAGAACTCCGCCTATTACCAGCGGATTTCCGAGGGTCGCCTGCCGGTATTCAAGGGTTACGAACTCAACCGGGACGATCAGATTCGCCGCTGGGTCATCACCCGGCTGATGTGCGACTTCGAACTCCATCCCAGTGAAGTAGAGAAAGCATATGGCATCGATTTCGGTGATTATTTTGCCGCTAATCTGCCCGAGCTCGAGCCATTCATCGCCGACGATCTCGTGGAATACCAGGGAGATGTCATTAAGGTCAAACCACTTGGTCGCCTGCTCATCCGCAATATCGCGATGACGTTTGATTCGTATCTCAAACGGGAGAAGGAAGAGGAGACGCCGACGTATTCGCGTACAGTGTGA
- the hemB gene encoding porphobilinogen synthase: MNFPITRMRRLRKNETIRRMFRETHISPDDFIYPIFVRPGEGIKNEIPSMPGQYQLSIDEAVKVSQETFDLGVPAIILFGIPEEKDEIGSEAYAKDGIVQRALREIKEAVPELYLITDVCMCEYTDHGHCGVIENQDVANDPTLELLAKEALSHAEAGADMVAPSDMMDGRIGYIREALDENGFDDIPVMAYSAKFASNYYGPFRDAAESPPQFGDRRSYQMDPPNADEALREVELDIREGADIVMVKPALPYLDIIRQVKDTFAMPTAAYNVSGEFAMIKAAAQNGWVDGDKVMLETLTSIKRAGADLILTYFAQEAARLLNG, from the coding sequence ATGAATTTCCCAATCACCCGCATGCGCCGCTTACGCAAAAACGAAACCATCCGCCGGATGTTCAGAGAAACTCACATTTCACCGGACGATTTTATCTATCCGATCTTTGTCCGTCCAGGCGAAGGCATAAAGAACGAAATCCCCAGTATGCCGGGGCAATATCAACTGTCTATCGATGAAGCTGTGAAGGTCAGCCAGGAAACTTTCGATCTTGGTGTCCCGGCGATTATCCTCTTTGGTATTCCGGAGGAAAAAGACGAAATCGGCTCAGAAGCATATGCCAAAGATGGTATCGTCCAGCGGGCGCTCCGGGAGATCAAGGAAGCAGTGCCGGAACTCTACCTCATCACCGACGTCTGCATGTGCGAGTACACGGATCACGGGCACTGCGGCGTCATCGAGAACCAGGATGTCGCCAACGATCCCACACTGGAGCTGCTCGCCAAAGAGGCGCTGAGCCACGCCGAAGCCGGCGCCGACATGGTCGCGCCGTCGGATATGATGGACGGACGTATCGGCTACATCCGCGAAGCGCTGGATGAGAATGGCTTCGACGACATTCCAGTGATGGCATATTCTGCCAAGTTTGCCTCGAATTATTACGGTCCGTTCCGGGATGCCGCGGAATCACCGCCGCAGTTTGGCGACCGCCGGTCCTACCAGATGGATCCGCCAAATGCCGATGAAGCACTCCGCGAAGTGGAACTGGACATCCGGGAAGGCGCAGACATTGTGATGGTGAAGCCGGCGCTTCCGTATCTGGACATCATCCGACAAGTAAAGGATACCTTCGCAATGCCGACAGCGGCTTACAATGTCAGCGGTGAATTTGCCATGATTAAAGCCGCAGCACAGAACGGCTGGGTGGACGGGGACAAGGTAATGCTGGAAACTCTGACGTCCATCAAGCGCGCCGGGGCGGATTTGATTTTGACGTACTTTGCTCAGGAGGCGGCGAGACTTTTAAACGGATAG
- a CDS encoding type II toxin-antitoxin system VapC family toxin: MIVVDTNVIAYFYLHSVKTESAQALHRLDHEWGVPILWRSEFRSILTMYIRKEILDLNQSLEIFELAQNRFHGLEYSVDTASILQLASHSDCSAYDCEFVSLAKDVGAPLVTEDQQVLDAFPEIAFSIGQYLKMNEEEL, translated from the coding sequence ATGATCGTTGTCGACACGAATGTTATCGCCTATTTTTACCTGCATTCTGTCAAAACCGAAAGCGCACAAGCCTTACACCGGTTGGATCACGAATGGGGCGTGCCGATACTCTGGCGGAGCGAGTTTCGCAGTATTCTGACAATGTATATCCGGAAAGAAATTCTCGATTTGAACCAATCGCTGGAGATATTCGAGCTGGCGCAAAACAGATTCCATGGACTGGAATATAGTGTTGACACCGCATCGATACTGCAACTCGCAAGTCATTCGGATTGCTCCGCCTACGATTGCGAATTTGTGTCTCTGGCCAAAGATGTCGGGGCGCCCCTGGTCACGGAGGACCAACAAGTACTCGACGCATTTCCTGAAATTGCGTTTTCTATCGGTCAATATTTAAAAATGAACGAGGAGGAGTTGTAA
- the hemG gene encoding protoporphyrinogen oxidase: protein MNEHVDVVVIGAGVSGLSAAYWLKQQGHSVQILEKADRIGGSIQTTREDGFIIEHGPNSGMETNPVIGKLVESLGLEDQMIYANDEANNRYIVRDKELHPLPMAPLKFFKTKLFSRKAKWRVPLELFIGKAPEDKEETVAEFVSRRLGPEFLDYAINPFVAGVFAGDPKELSVKAAFPKLAALEENYGGIFKGVIKGRRERKKRLEEGEESKQSAQMFSFRNGLGTLTESLGSELADSIETGVEVQSVASGDDEWQVTYSKDGESREVSADSVLFAVPAYVASEFIRDLDNETAAALDAIPYAKAIMMYSAFDKKDVPIDLDGFGYLIPEKEEMNILGTIWSTTVFENRAPEGKVSFTTFVGGRRQPEKLELSDEELLQQMREDFAILMGVEARPEKLFIRRWPKAIPQYTLGHLEREARMETFEENHPGLFITGNHRGGISVADCIKHSEPRAEAIYEYLKTKTDSTAETQRKEKQIK from the coding sequence ATGAATGAACACGTGGACGTCGTTGTCATCGGAGCCGGAGTATCGGGACTATCTGCGGCCTATTGGCTGAAACAACAGGGACATTCGGTACAAATCCTGGAGAAGGCCGACCGGATCGGCGGTTCTATCCAGACCACGCGGGAAGACGGATTTATCATCGAGCACGGGCCGAACAGCGGGATGGAGACGAATCCGGTGATCGGAAAGCTGGTGGAATCGCTGGGACTGGAAGATCAGATGATCTACGCCAACGACGAAGCCAACAACCGCTACATCGTACGGGACAAAGAGTTGCATCCGTTGCCTATGGCTCCGCTGAAATTTTTTAAGACAAAACTGTTCAGCCGGAAGGCCAAGTGGCGAGTGCCTCTCGAACTGTTCATTGGCAAAGCACCGGAGGATAAAGAGGAGACCGTGGCCGAATTTGTGAGCCGTCGCCTGGGCCCGGAATTTCTGGATTACGCTATCAATCCGTTCGTGGCAGGCGTGTTCGCCGGCGATCCCAAAGAACTGTCGGTGAAAGCTGCGTTCCCGAAGCTGGCTGCATTGGAGGAGAATTACGGCGGAATCTTCAAGGGCGTCATTAAAGGACGCCGTGAGCGAAAAAAGCGGCTGGAAGAGGGCGAGGAGTCCAAACAGAGCGCCCAGATGTTCTCCTTCCGGAACGGACTCGGAACGCTCACCGAATCGCTGGGAAGTGAACTGGCGGATTCCATCGAAACGGGCGTTGAAGTGCAAAGCGTTGCATCAGGTGACGATGAATGGCAAGTTACCTATTCCAAAGATGGTGAATCGCGTGAAGTAAGTGCGGATTCTGTACTGTTTGCGGTACCTGCGTATGTGGCGTCGGAGTTTATCCGGGATCTGGATAACGAGACCGCTGCCGCGCTGGACGCTATTCCGTATGCCAAGGCAATTATGATGTACAGCGCCTTTGACAAGAAAGACGTGCCCATTGATTTGGACGGATTCGGCTACCTGATTCCGGAGAAGGAGGAAATGAATATCCTTGGCACTATTTGGTCCACGACGGTCTTCGAGAACCGGGCGCCGGAGGGCAAAGTCTCCTTCACCACATTCGTCGGCGGCAGACGACAACCAGAGAAGTTAGAGCTATCCGACGAAGAACTTTTGCAGCAGATGCGTGAAGATTTTGCCATTCTTATGGGTGTCGAAGCACGACCGGAAAAACTCTTTATCCGCCGCTGGCCAAAGGCCATTCCCCAATACACGCTGGGGCACCTGGAACGCGAAGCCCGGATGGAGACCTTCGAGGAGAACCATCCCGGCCTGTTCATCACCGGGAATCATCGGGGCGGCATCAGTGTGGCGGACTGTATTAAGCACTCTGAACCGCGCGCGGAAGCAATTTATGAGTACCTGAAAACAAAAACGGATTCCACCGCAGAGACGCAGAGAAAAGAAAAACAGATTAAATAA
- a CDS encoding protein-L-isoaspartate(D-aspartate) O-methyltransferase — translation MRRFLSLVFSLFIAVVFLPEMSGAVPPDTPDWSPPRFDERQSERHKMVANQIAARGVNSKAVLDAMRHVPRHLFVPKSQRSNAYRDRPLPIGHGQTISQPYIVAYMTEILNLSPDEKVLEIGTGSGYQSAVLSEITPHVYTIEIIEALGQQSKERYDKLGYDSIHVKIADGYYGWEEPAPFDAIIVTAAAGHVPPPLLKQLKADGVMVIPVGSPYVTQTLMKVTTGEDGKMRTESLMPVRFVPMTGEALENE, via the coding sequence ATGAGAAGATTTTTATCATTGGTATTCAGTTTATTCATTGCAGTGGTTTTCCTCCCAGAGATGTCGGGAGCTGTTCCACCGGATACGCCAGATTGGTCCCCTCCACGTTTTGACGAGCGCCAAAGTGAGCGTCATAAGATGGTAGCAAATCAAATCGCCGCCAGAGGTGTGAACTCCAAAGCCGTTCTTGACGCGATGCGCCATGTGCCCAGACACCTGTTTGTTCCAAAGAGTCAGCGATCAAATGCCTACCGGGATCGGCCGCTGCCCATCGGACACGGACAGACTATTTCTCAGCCGTATATCGTGGCGTACATGACGGAAATACTGAACCTCTCTCCCGACGAGAAGGTGCTGGAAATTGGAACCGGAAGCGGATATCAGTCCGCGGTGCTCTCGGAGATCACGCCACACGTATACACCATCGAAATCATTGAAGCGCTGGGACAACAATCGAAAGAACGATACGACAAACTCGGCTACGACTCCATCCATGTAAAAATTGCCGACGGCTATTATGGCTGGGAGGAACCTGCCCCGTTCGACGCTATCATCGTGACCGCAGCTGCCGGACACGTCCCACCGCCACTACTGAAGCAGCTGAAGGCGGATGGCGTCATGGTCATTCCGGTGGGCAGCCCGTACGTGACTCAGACCCTGATGAAGGTCACCACGGGCGAGGACGGAAAGATGCGCACTGAAAGCCTGATGCCGGTGCGGTTCGTCCCGATGACGGGGGAGGCGCTGGAAAACGAATAG
- the hemE gene encoding uroporphyrinogen decarboxylase, whose protein sequence is MSKNLQNDLILQAAKREQTERRPVWMMRQAGRYLPEYRAVREKADFLTMCKTPELAAEVTIQPVDIVGVDAAIIFSDILTIPEAMGLDLEFVSGRGPVFHNPVRNDKNVDDLRSGILPELEYVGKAIEETVRQLDGRVPVIGFTGAPWTLATYMVEGGSSKHFKVVKKLLYSQPELLKSMLDKLVVETIEYLDMQIQAGADIVQIFDSWGGILTPAAFKEFALEPVTTIVEGIKARHPETPVTVFSKGARTHLPSLAATGADVLSLDWMIDLGDAREEVGDKVALQGNLDPAILLTDPATIETETRKMLDSYGDGPGHIVNLGHGITPNVPVENARTFVDAVKNYK, encoded by the coding sequence ATGTCAAAAAACTTACAGAACGATTTAATTTTACAAGCCGCAAAACGAGAACAAACCGAACGTCGTCCAGTCTGGATGATGCGCCAGGCTGGGCGGTATCTGCCGGAGTACCGGGCAGTCCGGGAAAAGGCAGATTTTCTGACCATGTGCAAAACGCCGGAACTGGCGGCGGAGGTAACCATCCAGCCGGTGGATATCGTTGGTGTGGATGCGGCGATTATTTTTTCCGATATCCTTACGATTCCCGAAGCCATGGGACTGGATCTGGAGTTCGTCTCCGGTCGCGGTCCGGTCTTTCATAATCCGGTACGGAACGATAAGAATGTTGATGATCTCCGTAGCGGAATTCTTCCGGAGTTGGAATACGTAGGCAAAGCCATTGAGGAAACAGTCCGTCAACTCGATGGACGGGTACCGGTTATCGGTTTTACCGGAGCCCCTTGGACGCTGGCGACGTACATGGTTGAAGGCGGTTCGTCCAAGCATTTCAAGGTGGTGAAAAAGCTGCTCTACTCCCAACCGGAACTACTGAAATCCATGTTGGACAAACTGGTGGTCGAAACCATCGAATACCTCGACATGCAAATACAGGCCGGGGCGGACATCGTGCAGATCTTCGATTCATGGGGCGGAATTTTAACTCCGGCCGCATTTAAGGAATTCGCGCTTGAACCTGTTACAACTATTGTCGAGGGAATAAAAGCACGCCACCCGGAGACGCCGGTGACGGTCTTCAGCAAGGGAGCCCGGACACATCTACCATCTCTGGCAGCAACTGGTGCCGACGTACTCAGTCTGGACTGGATGATAGACCTCGGAGATGCCAGAGAAGAGGTCGGTGACAAAGTTGCGCTGCAGGGCAATCTCGATCCCGCGATTCTGCTCACCGATCCGGCGACCATCGAAACCGAAACCCGGAAAATGCTGGATTCCTACGGCGATGGCCCGGGGCACATCGTCAACCTGGGCCACGGTATAACGCCCAATGTACCGGTGGAAAACGCGAGGACGTTTGTGGATGCAGTGAAAAACTACAAATAG
- the hemH gene encoding ferrochelatase — protein sequence MEPKTHKSPDTQKKESVGVVLFQLGGPDSYAAVEPFLNNLFNDPDIIDIPLGFLLRKPLAKFISSRRSEEVEELYREMGGPSPIREITNKQAELLRDELRKRDPGRDYHAFVAMRYWHPLTEETAEQVKAADVDRLVLLPLYPHYSKTTSGSSFKEWERVTNGTKLSDLPSDAIRAYPDYQPYIDAMVNQVERTIDGCCETDEPLHLLFSAHGVPLKVIKSGDPYQDHIETTVKHVMDGLSTDYPHHISYQSKVGPQKWLQPSTIDKLEQLGEEGVKHLLVVPVAFVSDHLETLHELNIQDREIAEDAGIEHYHVMPALNDSPEFIDALAQRVLEEIEK from the coding sequence ATGGAACCCAAAACTCATAAATCCCCAGACACACAAAAAAAAGAATCAGTCGGTGTTGTACTTTTCCAGCTCGGCGGGCCGGATAGTTACGCCGCCGTCGAACCCTTCCTGAACAACCTGTTCAACGACCCGGATATCATTGATATACCGCTCGGTTTTCTGCTCAGGAAGCCGCTGGCGAAGTTTATCAGTAGCCGACGGAGCGAGGAGGTGGAGGAGCTGTACCGCGAAATGGGCGGCCCTTCGCCAATCCGGGAGATCACCAACAAGCAGGCGGAGTTGCTCCGGGACGAACTCCGTAAGCGCGATCCGGGGCGGGATTACCACGCCTTCGTTGCCATGCGCTACTGGCACCCGCTGACCGAAGAAACAGCTGAGCAAGTGAAAGCCGCCGATGTGGATCGCCTTGTTTTACTCCCACTTTATCCACACTACTCCAAAACCACTTCCGGCAGCAGCTTCAAGGAGTGGGAACGTGTGACAAATGGCACAAAACTGTCCGATTTACCCAGCGATGCGATTCGTGCGTATCCCGACTATCAGCCATATATCGATGCCATGGTCAACCAAGTGGAACGCACTATCGACGGGTGTTGCGAGACGGATGAGCCGCTGCATTTGCTCTTTTCCGCGCACGGTGTGCCGTTAAAGGTAATCAAATCCGGTGATCCCTACCAAGATCACATCGAAACCACTGTCAAACACGTAATGGACGGGTTATCCACAGATTATCCACACCATATCAGCTATCAAAGCAAGGTCGGTCCGCAGAAGTGGCTACAGCCCTCGACCATAGATAAGTTAGAGCAATTGGGTGAAGAAGGAGTCAAGCATCTGTTGGTGGTGCCGGTGGCGTTTGTCAGTGATCATCTGGAGACGCTGCACGAACTGAATATTCAGGATCGTGAGATTGCTGAAGATGCCGGGATAGAACACTACCACGTGATGCCGGCGCTGAATGACTCCCCGGAATTTATCGACGCGCTTGCACAACGGGTACTTGAGGAGATCGAAAAATGA
- the hemL gene encoding glutamate-1-semialdehyde 2,1-aminomutase: protein MSRNAQLFEQAKKSIPGGVNSPVRAFGSVPMDPPFIKSGRGSLLWDEDGNEYVDYVGSWGPMILGHADREVMEYVKIVMDNGLSFGAPTALETKLAKEIIKIVPSIEKVRMVNSGTEATMSAIRLARGYTGRDKIIKFEGCYHGHGDSFLIKAGSGALTHGQPNSPGVTKGTAKDTHIAQFNDLDSVQALLRDHGGDAFAAIIVEPVAGNMGTIPPKTGFLEGLRSFCDNNDIVLIFDEVMTGFRVALGGAQARYGVMPDLTTLGKIIGGGMPVGAYGGKQEIMEHVSPTGPVYQAGTLSGNPVAMAAGLKTLQLIQSEMVYEGLEEISNRLEMGMLENLEETGVPATINRVGSMFCQYFSDNPVENFEDASNADRDKFNTYFVEMMNSGIYIAPSPFEAGFVSLAHTEADIDRTLEAHRKALEAIG, encoded by the coding sequence ATGTCACGAAACGCACAACTATTCGAGCAGGCGAAAAAGTCGATTCCAGGCGGTGTGAATTCCCCGGTGCGAGCGTTCGGCTCGGTGCCGATGGATCCACCCTTTATCAAATCCGGACGCGGTTCACTTCTCTGGGATGAAGACGGGAATGAATACGTGGATTACGTTGGTTCCTGGGGACCAATGATCCTGGGCCACGCCGATCGCGAGGTGATGGAATACGTAAAAATCGTGATGGATAATGGCCTGAGTTTCGGGGCACCAACTGCCCTGGAAACGAAACTCGCCAAAGAAATTATTAAAATAGTCCCATCGATTGAGAAAGTCCGGATGGTCAACTCCGGGACCGAAGCGACGATGAGTGCTATTCGGCTGGCGCGCGGCTATACCGGCCGGGATAAAATTATCAAATTCGAGGGCTGCTATCACGGTCATGGAGACAGTTTTCTCATCAAGGCCGGCTCCGGCGCGTTGACGCACGGACAGCCGAATTCACCGGGAGTTACGAAAGGTACTGCCAAAGATACGCACATTGCCCAGTTCAATGACCTCGATTCGGTGCAGGCGCTCCTGCGGGATCATGGCGGAGACGCCTTCGCCGCGATTATCGTGGAGCCGGTGGCCGGTAACATGGGAACGATTCCGCCAAAGACCGGATTCCTGGAAGGGCTTCGTTCCTTCTGTGATAACAATGACATCGTGCTCATTTTTGATGAGGTCATGACCGGGTTCCGGGTTGCACTCGGTGGCGCCCAGGCCCGTTACGGCGTGATGCCGGATCTCACGACACTCGGTAAAATCATCGGTGGCGGGATGCCGGTGGGCGCTTACGGCGGCAAACAGGAGATTATGGAGCACGTATCACCAACTGGCCCGGTGTATCAGGCGGGAACGCTCTCCGGTAATCCGGTGGCCATGGCTGCGGGACTTAAAACGCTCCAACTCATCCAGAGCGAAATGGTATACGAAGGCCTCGAAGAGATCTCCAATCGTCTGGAAATGGGGATGCTTGAAAACCTGGAAGAGACCGGCGTACCGGCAACAATCAATCGGGTCGGCTCTATGTTCTGCCAGTATTTCAGTGACAATCCGGTGGAAAACTTCGAGGATGCCAGCAACGCGGACCGGGACAAGTTCAATACATACTTCGTGGAGATGATGAACAGCGGCATCTACATCGCGCCGTCGCCGTTCGAGGCCGGATTTGTCTCTCTGGCACACACAGAGGCAGATATCGACCGGACGCTGGAAGCGCACCGGAAGGCGCTTGAGGCGATTGGCTGA
- a CDS encoding four helix bundle protein, translating to MPKIQDFEELICWQKSRELVNEIYSISNDGDFSRDFELKNQTRRAAISIMSNIAEGFGRYHKKEFVRFLDIAQSSASELKSQLYIALDQNYITKEQFSIISVSTNNVRKLIFGLVRYLKNYDRPGGSVKEPESEYSVEGTLNASYSIPENFIDPDTI from the coding sequence ATGCCTAAGATTCAGGATTTTGAGGAACTGATTTGTTGGCAGAAATCGCGGGAATTAGTTAATGAAATATATTCCATTTCAAATGACGGTGATTTCAGTCGGGACTTTGAGTTGAAAAATCAAACAAGACGCGCTGCAATCTCAATAATGTCGAATATTGCCGAGGGATTTGGGAGATATCACAAAAAAGAGTTCGTTCGTTTTCTTGACATTGCACAAAGCTCTGCTTCAGAGTTGAAGAGTCAATTATATATCGCATTGGACCAAAATTACATCACCAAGGAGCAGTTTTCAATTATTTCGGTATCGACTAATAATGTCCGGAAATTAATTTTCGGTTTGGTACGATATCTTAAAAATTACGACAGACCGGGGGGCAGTGTTAAAGAACCCGAATCTGAATACTCAGTTGAAGGAACTCTTAACGCCTCTTACTCGATCCCTGAAAATTTCATTGACCCTGACACTATATAA
- a CDS encoding Arc family DNA-binding protein translates to MKNITVKNIPDDLYEKIRDHAKSHRRSVNKEIIHCLSQAVEARPFDPEEHLESAQKFRQRTESHTLTPKEIADAKAHGRP, encoded by the coding sequence ATGAAAAATATCACGGTAAAAAATATTCCTGATGACCTGTACGAGAAGATCCGGGATCATGCCAAATCCCATCGACGCAGCGTAAATAAAGAGATCATTCATTGCTTATCACAGGCTGTGGAAGCACGGCCGTTCGATCCCGAGGAACATCTGGAAAGCGCGCAAAAATTTCGGCAACGAACGGAGTCTCACACCCTGACCCCAAAAGAAATTGCCGATGCTAAAGCACACGGCCGCCCATGA
- a CDS encoding uroporphyrinogen-III synthase yields the protein MNNLDGATILVTRPQPKASEMAELIREMDGEPVIFPTIAIEPPEIWDEVDAAIKTLEEYDWIIFSSANGVKHLTVRLSNISELSRLKQSNIAAVGSKTAEALRESTIEVDVVPEDFSAEGLLEYFAKKNIDGKRFLQVTGNKGRRTLEEGLKSHGAEVTRLEAYRNVSPDSEAASGLIPLLRDGSVDYLTFTSPSTFENFYELLAETAESPGELINQSIIAAIGPITAEAIESAGVEVAVVPEEYTVEHMLEEISKHKKFTAETQRSRRKTL from the coding sequence ATGAATAATCTGGATGGAGCAACCATATTGGTGACCAGGCCTCAGCCCAAAGCTTCTGAGATGGCTGAGTTGATCCGGGAAATGGACGGAGAGCCAGTGATTTTTCCGACAATCGCTATCGAGCCGCCGGAGATCTGGGACGAGGTTGATGCTGCTATCAAAACTCTGGAAGAGTATGACTGGATAATTTTCTCAAGTGCCAACGGTGTAAAGCATTTGACTGTTCGACTCTCTAACATTTCGGAATTATCCCGGTTGAAACAATCCAATATCGCCGCCGTGGGAAGCAAAACCGCCGAGGCGCTTCGAGAGAGCACTATCGAAGTTGATGTCGTTCCGGAGGACTTCTCTGCAGAGGGATTGCTCGAATACTTCGCGAAGAAGAATATCGATGGAAAGCGCTTTTTGCAGGTAACCGGAAATAAAGGGCGGAGGACGCTGGAAGAAGGGCTGAAGTCGCACGGTGCTGAAGTTACCAGGCTGGAAGCATACCGCAACGTATCACCGGATTCAGAAGCCGCCTCTGGGTTGATCCCCCTGCTCAGAGACGGCTCTGTTGACTATCTGACCTTTACCAGTCCGTCGACCTTCGAAAATTTCTATGAATTGTTGGCGGAAACCGCTGAATCACCGGGCGAACTCATCAACCAATCCATAATTGCCGCCATTGGGCCGATCACGGCAGAAGCAATCGAGTCGGCGGGAGTTGAGGTTGCGGTCGTTCCGGAGGAATATACGGTTGAGCACATGCTGGAAGAAATTTCGAAACATAAAAAATTTACCGCTGAGACGCAGAGGTCACGGAGAAAAACTCTTTAA